The Montipora foliosa isolate CH-2021 chromosome 1, ASM3666993v2, whole genome shotgun sequence genome has a window encoding:
- the LOC137979872 gene encoding adenosine receptor A2a-like, whose translation MELSNIAWILSFGVVAALAISGNALTIVIFVKKLTRRRPQFSLISLAVADLMVGSITVPLFIVSTWITNFQFKNVFLIAILDWTDMFTGFTSIFTLTVIAFERLLAIGWPLRHRVLSCKAYVVAIATPWILAFTVAWIATIFNYVSDQGIPFLVLFFIFLFAPIILTCATYPLLWIKAMSRRRKTRAIRDARDFKLAKTVALITGAFLVTWLPFQIFLLIINLCISCRELSPVLGMIFKLLQYGNSVVNIFIYSLRNDEYKSALFEILRCCKFSSQQHQIGLSSRVPAISVATLADNQAINSVHYLQTTSL comes from the coding sequence ATGGAACTGTCGAATATCGCTTGGATTTTGTCCTTTGGAGTGGTTGCAGCTTTAGCAATTTCTGGAAACGCACTAACCATCGtcatatttgtaaaaaaactaaCACGCAGGCGGCCCCAGTTTTCCCTCATAAGTTTGGCTGTGGCAGACCTTATGGTTGGATCGATAACAGTTCCTCTTTTCATCGTTTCAACTTGGATCACAAATTTTCAATTCAAGAACGTCTTTTTAATCGCCATCCTAGACTGGACTGACATGTTCACTGGATTTACCTCGATTTTCACTTTAACGGTGATCGCATTTGAGCGATTGTTAGCCATTGGCTGGCCTCTTCGTCACCGAGTACTAAGCTGCAAAGCTTACGTAGTTGCTATAGCAACACCATGGATCCTAGCCTTTACCGTAGCATGGATCGCAACTATATTCAACTACGTGAGTGACCAAGGTATTCCCTTTCTAGTCCTTTTCTTTATATTCCTATTTGCACCCATTATTCTGACCTGTGCTACCTACCCTCTGCTGTGGATTAAAGCAATGTCTCGACGTCGAAAGACCCGTGCAATTCGAGATGCAAGAGATTTTAAGCTGGCAAAAACTGTAGCGTTGATAACGGGAGCATTTCTTGTTACCTGGCTTCCATTTCAGATATTTTTGTTGATCATTAACCTATGTATTTCATGTAGGGAATTATCCCCAGTGCTGGGCATGATCTTTAAACTTCTCCAATACGGAAACTCGGTGGTCAACATATTCATTTACTctcttagaaatgatgaataTAAGTCAGctctttttgaaatattacgttgttgtaaattttcttcCCAACAACATCAGATTGGCTTGTCGTCGAGGGTGCCGGCTATTTCAGTGGCGACCTTAGCAGATAATCAGGCGATAAATTCGGTTCATTATCTGCAAACAACAAGTCTTTAA